From the Deltaproteobacteria bacterium genome, one window contains:
- a CDS encoding c-type cytochrome has protein sequence MADAGADDGKKIFAGKKCGDCHQTAGPATEKTFEDKLKKKGPDLWFAGSKFKKEWLVEWMQNPQIIRP, from the coding sequence ATGGCAGACGCAGGTGCTGATGATGGGAAAAAGATTTTTGCAGGGAAAAAGTGCGGGGACTGTCATCAGACAGCAGGTCCTGCCACAGAAAAGACCTTTGAAGATAAGTTAAAGAAAAAGGGGCCGGACTTGTGGTTCGCGGGCAGTAAGTTTAAAAAAGAATGGCTTGTGGAGTGGATGCAGAATCCTCAGATAATAAGGCCAAT
- a CDS encoding proline--tRNA ligase, with amino-acid sequence MRFTKMLIPTIKEAPKDAEVISHQLMLRAGMIRKVASGIYNFLPLGIRVIKKVEDIVREEMNRAGALEVLMPMVVPSELWQESKRWDVYGRELLRFKDRHDRAFCLGPTHEEVITDIVRRDVRSYRQMPLNLYQIQTKFRDEIRPRFGLMRGREFIMKDAYSFHATDEDAEREYKNMHETYSRIFERCGLKFKAVEADTGQIGGSFSHEFMVLADTGEDAIASCNKCRYAANVEKAEAKGQESGVRSQESKKPLEKVATPNMKSVEEVSRFLNVSPQAIIKTLIYDSSQGGFAVMLRGDYEINEAKLKRVVNADWVKLADDKTVRDVTNAPSGFAGPIGLKCRLIADYSIQGIVNAVTGANEKDAHLINVNLDRDFKVDIFADLRNVVSGDNCPRCDGTLEIMRGIEVGHIFKLGTKYSEAMNATFLDENGKEKPFIMGCYGIGIGRTAAAAIEQNHDKDGIIWPVPIVPFHAYIIPVNVKDKVIMDVAEDIYNDLQEADFEVLMDDRDERAGVKFKDADLIGIPVRITIGSKNLENNMVEIKLRKETGSFLVDKTEVVNKIKVVLG; translated from the coding sequence ATGCGATTTACAAAGATGCTTATACCGACAATAAAAGAGGCGCCTAAGGACGCAGAGGTCATAAGCCACCAATTGATGTTAAGGGCGGGCATGATAAGGAAGGTTGCATCTGGGATTTATAATTTTCTGCCACTTGGTATAAGGGTTATAAAAAAGGTGGAAGATATTGTGCGGGAGGAGATGAACAGGGCAGGGGCTTTAGAGGTTCTGATGCCGATGGTTGTGCCGTCTGAACTATGGCAGGAGAGCAAGAGGTGGGATGTATATGGCAGAGAACTTTTGAGGTTTAAGGACAGGCACGACAGGGCATTTTGTCTTGGTCCAACACACGAAGAGGTTATAACAGATATAGTGCGGCGGGATGTCCGTTCTTACAGGCAGATGCCTTTAAACCTCTATCAGATACAGACAAAGTTCAGGGATGAGATAAGGCCAAGATTCGGACTTATGCGAGGAAGGGAATTTATTATGAAGGATGCATATTCATTTCACGCAACAGATGAGGATGCTGAAAGAGAATATAAAAATATGCATGAAACATATTCAAGGATATTTGAAAGGTGCGGGCTTAAGTTTAAGGCAGTAGAGGCAGACACAGGACAGATAGGCGGCAGTTTTTCACATGAGTTTATGGTGTTGGCAGATACAGGCGAGGATGCAATTGCAAGTTGCAATAAGTGCAGATATGCAGCGAATGTGGAGAAGGCGGAAGCGAAGGGTCAGGAGTCAGGAGTCAGGAGTCAGGAGAGTAAAAAACCTTTAGAAAAAGTAGCCACACCAAATATGAAGTCAGTGGAAGAGGTGAGCAGGTTTCTTAATGTATCTCCGCAGGCGATTATAAAGACATTGATTTATGACAGTAGTCAAGGGGGTTTTGCTGTCATGTTAAGGGGTGATTATGAAATCAATGAGGCGAAACTGAAAAGGGTTGTTAATGCTGATTGGGTTAAACTTGCTGATGATAAAACTGTAAGGGATGTAACAAATGCGCCATCAGGTTTTGCAGGACCAATAGGGCTTAAATGCAGGCTCATCGCTGATTACAGCATTCAAGGGATTGTAAATGCTGTAACAGGCGCCAATGAAAAGGATGCACATCTTATAAATGTAAATCTGGACAGGGACTTTAAGGTAGATATATTTGCTGACTTACGAAATGTAGTTTCAGGGGACAATTGTCCAAGATGCGATGGGACGCTTGAAATAATGCGGGGCATTGAGGTCGGACATATATTTAAACTCGGCACAAAATACAGCGAGGCAATGAACGCAACATTCCTTGATGAAAACGGCAAAGAAAAGCCGTTTATAATGGGGTGTTATGGCATTGGCATAGGAAGGACTGCTGCTGCCGCAATTGAACAGAATCACGACAAAGACGGCATAATCTGGCCTGTGCCAATAGTGCCATTCCATGCTTATATAATACCTGTGAATGTGAAAGATAAGGTGATTATGGATGTTGCAGAAGATATTTATAACGATTTGCAAGAAGCAGATTTTGAAGTCTTAATGGATGACAGGGATGAAAGGGCAGGGGTAAAATTCAAAGACGCTGACTTAATAGGCATACCTGTAAGGATTACAATAGGCAGCAAGAACCTTGAAAATAATATGGTTGAAATAAAACTCAGAAAAGAGACAGGTTCATTTCTGGTAGATAAGACGGAGGTTGTTAATAAGATAAAGGTGGTATTAGGGTAA